The genomic window TTCTGGATGATTTCGGTGGTCATGATGAACACGTGCTCGTGCATGAGCGTGACGCCGAGATTTGCGGTATCGATGGGCCCGCGTGCGGTATTGAGTTCTGACACGCCACCGATGCTAAGTCGCTGCGGCGGTTCGCCGACAGTGCAAATTTTGAGCTGACGTGAACGGGGTCACGTACGCTCAGCTCGTCCTCGATCCGCACGCCCCGGGAGCCACCCTCATGCTGCTCAACCCCAACCGCCTGCAACGCAAGTACCCGGACGGCCGGTCGGGCGAGATCATGGCGTCGACGGTGGAGTTCTTCGAGTCCCGCGGCAAGGCGCGACTCAAGCACGACGACCACGAGCGGGCGTGGTACTCGGAGTTTCTCGACCACGTCGCCCGCGAGCGGATCTTCGCTTCCCTGCTGACCCCGGCCCAGTACGGTGCGGACGACTGCCGCTGGGACACCTACCGGATCAGCGAGTTCGCCGAGATCATCGGCTTCTATGGGCTGAGCTACTGGTACCCGTTCCAGGTGACGGCGCTGGGTCTGGGTCCGATCTGGATGAGCGGCAACGAGGACGCCAAACGCAAGGCCGCCGCGCAGCTCGAGGCCGGAGAGGTGTTCGCGTTCGGCCTGTCCGAGCAGACGCACGGCGCCGACGTCTACCAGACCGACCTCATCCTCACCCCGTCGGAAAACGGCGGCTGGACCGCGAACGGCGAAAAGTACTACATCGGCAACGCCAACGTCGCGCGCATGGTCTCGACCTTCGGCAAGATCGCCGGCACGTCAGGAGACCCGGAGTATGTCTTCTTCGCCGCCGATTCCCAGCACGAGCGGTTCGAGGTGATCAAGAACGTGGTCAACTCGCAGAACTTCGTCGCCAACTACGCGTTGCACGACTACCCGGTCACCGAAGCCGACATCCTGCACCGCGGTCCCGAGGCCTTCCACGCCGCCCTCAACACGGTCAACGTCTGCAAGTACAACCTGGGCTGGGGCGCGATCGGCATGTGCACCCACGCCCTGTACGAGTCGATCACCCACGCCTCCAACCGCATCCTGTACGGCAACCTCGTCACCGACTTCAGCCATGTCCGGCGCCTGCTCACCGACGCCTACGCGCGGCTGGTCGCCATGCGACTGGTGGCCACCCGCGCCTGCGACTACATGCGCAGCGCTTCGGCGCAGGACCGCCGCTATCTGCTCTACAGCCCGTTGACCAAGGCCAAGATCACCAGCGAGGGCGAGCGCGTCATCACCGCCCTGTGGGATGTGATCGCCGCCAAGGGCGTGGAGAAAGACACCTTCTTCGAGACGGTGGCCCGCGAGATCGGGCTGCTGCCCCGCCTGGAAGGCACCGTGCACATCAACATCGGGCTGCTCGGCAAGTTCATGCCGAACTACTTGTTCGCCCCGGACGCCGCGCTGCCACTCATCGGGCGCCGCGACGACGCCGCCGACGACACCTTCCTGTTCCAGCAGGGCCCGACCGGCGGTCTGGGCAAGGTGCGGTTCCACGACTGGCGCGCGCCGTTCGACAGCTACGGCCACCTGCCCAACGTCGCGCTGCTACGCGAGCAGATCGACGTACTCACCGAAATGCTGGCCACCGCGACCCCGGACGCCGCGCAACAGAAGGACATCGACTTCGCCTTCGGCGTCGGGCAACTGTTCGCGACCGTGCCCTATGCCCAACTCATCCTCGAAGAAGCGCCGCTGTCCGGGGTCGACGAGGCGCTGCTCGACGAGATGTTCGCTGTGCTCATCCGCGACTTCAACACCTTCGCCGTCGAACTCAGCGACAAGGCCGCCACCACCGACGAGCAGGCCCGCCACGCGTTGCGGATGATCCGCCGCCCGGCCCATGACCCGGCCCGCTACGACCAGATCTGGAAAGACCACGTGCTGCCCCTCAACGGCGCCTACCAGATGCGGCCGTAGCAGGCCCGGCGCGCCCTCCCGCACCGGTCTAACCTTGACTGTGAGGCCGGTCACAGTACTATGACCAGTGGTCATCGGAGCGAGGGAGGCCGCATTGCCGACGGTGACTTGGGCACGGCTGGATCCCGCCCGCCGGGCCGCGATCGTGGAAGCCGCCGAAGCCGAGTTCGGCGCGCACGGATTCTCCCAAGGCAGCCTCAACGTCATCGCCCGCCGGGCCGGCGTCGCCAAAGGCAGTCTGTTCCAGTACTTCGCGGACAAGCGGGACTTCTACGCCTACATCACCGACATCGCCAGCTTGCGGATCCGCGCCTACGTCGAGGACATCATCCGTGCCCTGGACCCCAGCCGGCCCTTCTTCGAGTTCCTCACCGACCTGCTCGACGCCTGGGTCGCCTATTACGCCGAGCATCCCCGGGAACGAGCCCTGCACGCAGCGGTGACGCTGGAGGTCGACACCGAGGCACGCATCAGTGTGCGCAGCGTCAGCCACCGGCACTACCTGGAGGTACTCCGGCCGCTGGTGCGCGACGCCCTGGCCCGCGGTGACCTGCGTCCGGACTCCGATACCGACGTGCTGCTGTCGCTGCTGCTGTTGATCTTTCCGCACCTGGCGCTGGCCCCGTACATGCGCGGGCTGGACCCCATCCTGGGCCTGGACGAGCCGACACCCGAACAACCGGCCCTGGCGGTACGCCGGTTGGTCGCCGTGCTGTCGGCCGCCTTCTCGCCCTGCGCCGACCCGGCCCTCACCCCAGCCCACACACGATCTGAGGAGGTCACATGACACGCACATGCTCGGGCTCGCTTGCCCGGGGCGGGCTGAATTGGAACAGCCTGCCGATGAAACTTTTCGCCGGCGGCAACGCCAAGTTCTGGGATCCGGCCGACATCGACTTCTCCCGCGACCGGGCCGACTGGGAGTCGCTCACCGACGTCGAACGCGATTACGCCACCCGGTTGTGCGCCCAGTTCATCGCCGGTGAGGAAGCGGTCACCGAGGACATCCAGCCGTTCATGGCCGCCATGCGCGCCGAAGGACGACTCGGCGACGAGATGTATCTGACGCAGTTCGCGTTCGAGGAGGCCAAGCACACCCAGGTATTCCGGATGTGGCTGGACGCCGTCGGCATGACTGACGACCTGCATGGGTACCTCGAGGAGCTGCCCGCCTACCGGCAGATGTTCTACGACGTGCTGCCAGACAGCCTCGAGGCGTTGGCCAGTGACCCGTCGCCGGCCGCGCAGGTGCGAGCGTCGGTGACCTACAACCACATCGTGGAAGGAATGCTGGCGCTGACCGGCTACTACGCCTGGCACAAGATCTGCATCGACCGGGGCATCCTGCCCGGCATGCAGCAACTGGTGCGCCACATCAGCGACGACGAGCGGCGCCACATGGCATGGGGCACCTTCACCTGCCGGCGCCACGTCGCCGCCGACGACGCCAACTGGACGGTGTTCGAGACCCGGATGAACGAGCTCATCCCGCTGGCGCTGCAACTCACCGAGGATGGCTTCGCCCTCTACGGCGACCCGATGCCGTTCGACCTCTCCAAGGACGAGTTCATGCAGTACTCCGCCGATAAAGGGATGCGGCGCTTCGGCACCATCAGCAGCGCTCGCGGCCGACCGCTGGAGGAGATCGACCTCGACTACTCCCCGCTGCAGTTGGAGGACACCTTCGCCGACGAGGACCAGAAGGTTCTCGCCGCCTCGGCGTAACTCCGCGTACCTGCGCAAGCCGGCCGAAAGGTGGCGCACAGTGGCTGTGCGGCGTGGGGCCGCCTGAATAGCGTCGGGGGAGCACCCGGGACGACCGAGGTAATCACCCCGCTGACGTGAAGGAACCCCACCATGACACGCACACGTTACGGCTCGCTCGGGATGGGCGGCCTCAACTGGGAAAGTCTGCCGCTGCGGCTGTTCGCCAAAGGCAACGCGAAGTTCTGGGATCCCGCGGAGATCGACCTCTCGCGGGATCGGGCGGACTGGGAGGCGCTGTCGGACCCAGAACGCGACTACGCCACCCGGTTGTGCGCCCAGTTCGTCGCCGGCGAGGAAGCGGTCACCGAGGACATCCAGCCGTTCCTGGCCGCCATGCGGGCCGAAGGCCGGCTGGGCGACGAGA from Mycobacterium kubicae includes these protein-coding regions:
- a CDS encoding TetR/AcrR family transcriptional regulator, with protein sequence MPTVTWARLDPARRAAIVEAAEAEFGAHGFSQGSLNVIARRAGVAKGSLFQYFADKRDFYAYITDIASLRIRAYVEDIIRALDPSRPFFEFLTDLLDAWVAYYAEHPRERALHAAVTLEVDTEARISVRSVSHRHYLEVLRPLVRDALARGDLRPDSDTDVLLSLLLLIFPHLALAPYMRGLDPILGLDEPTPEQPALAVRRLVAVLSAAFSPCADPALTPAHTRSEEVT
- a CDS encoding R2-like ligand-binding oxidase, with product MTRTCSGSLARGGLNWNSLPMKLFAGGNAKFWDPADIDFSRDRADWESLTDVERDYATRLCAQFIAGEEAVTEDIQPFMAAMRAEGRLGDEMYLTQFAFEEAKHTQVFRMWLDAVGMTDDLHGYLEELPAYRQMFYDVLPDSLEALASDPSPAAQVRASVTYNHIVEGMLALTGYYAWHKICIDRGILPGMQQLVRHISDDERRHMAWGTFTCRRHVAADDANWTVFETRMNELIPLALQLTEDGFALYGDPMPFDLSKDEFMQYSADKGMRRFGTISSARGRPLEEIDLDYSPLQLEDTFADEDQKVLAASA
- a CDS encoding acyl-CoA dehydrogenase; amino-acid sequence: MLLNPNRLQRKYPDGRSGEIMASTVEFFESRGKARLKHDDHERAWYSEFLDHVARERIFASLLTPAQYGADDCRWDTYRISEFAEIIGFYGLSYWYPFQVTALGLGPIWMSGNEDAKRKAAAQLEAGEVFAFGLSEQTHGADVYQTDLILTPSENGGWTANGEKYYIGNANVARMVSTFGKIAGTSGDPEYVFFAADSQHERFEVIKNVVNSQNFVANYALHDYPVTEADILHRGPEAFHAALNTVNVCKYNLGWGAIGMCTHALYESITHASNRILYGNLVTDFSHVRRLLTDAYARLVAMRLVATRACDYMRSASAQDRRYLLYSPLTKAKITSEGERVITALWDVIAAKGVEKDTFFETVAREIGLLPRLEGTVHINIGLLGKFMPNYLFAPDAALPLIGRRDDAADDTFLFQQGPTGGLGKVRFHDWRAPFDSYGHLPNVALLREQIDVLTEMLATATPDAAQQKDIDFAFGVGQLFATVPYAQLILEEAPLSGVDEALLDEMFAVLIRDFNTFAVELSDKAATTDEQARHALRMIRRPAHDPARYDQIWKDHVLPLNGAYQMRP